The Drosophila bipectinata strain 14024-0381.07 chromosome 2L, DbipHiC1v2, whole genome shotgun sequence genome has a segment encoding these proteins:
- the LOC122322214 gene encoding putative gustatory receptor 36a → MFDWDGWLLKFVYFYGFLVGISNFEIDWSTRRVFTTKRSTIFAVTHNVLCVMLLFNYWQLFQKFSSFFGQANSLHKFLIILMSGLKVVFVIRWRLRRKLMRIMRRLFRLYVTSSHTKKMAGMAILIKILNVCFADCMQIAMGVSTLSHHGSAPVLGISLQYSMIFLMTVATTQYYLIMLFIRIQYATLNSELRCLIEETRTLSYRSRRKGAFMTKCCDLSDRLDDLAKRQDEIQSIVIRISKEFGVQGLLVYTGYYINSIITIYMTYSLLRNGFESQGVSLSMLIFLYIWSFFYYADALRNLFVVLGIQNEHKALIRTLEERTGFPPGLDIRLELSFENFQFQLIRNPFTMSVMNIIPIDHRFTTSMFASLFMNSICLIQYDMGNF, encoded by the exons ATGTTCGACTGGGACGGTTGGCTTTTGAAGTTCGTCTACTTCTACGGATTTCTGGTCGGAATATCCAACTTTGAAATCGATTGGAGTACGCGTCGCGTTTTCACAACCAAGAGGAGTACCATCTTTGCGGTTACGCATAATGTACTTTGCGTGATGCTTCTGTTCAACTATTGGCAACTTTTCCAGAAATTTAGTTCATTTTTTGGCCAAGCCAACAGCCTTCAcaagtttttaataattctGATGTCCGGACTAAAAGTAGTATTTG tcATTCGTTGGCGGCTGCGACGTAAGCTAATGAGGATAATGAGGAGACTGTTCCGCCTCTATGTGACCAGCTCACACACTAAAAAGATGGCCGGCATGGCGATACTTATAAAGATTCTAAATGTTTGCTTTGCCGACTGCATGCAAATAGCCATGGGAGTCAGCACTCTCAGTCACCATGGCTCGGCTCCGGTTTTGGGAATCAGTCTACAGTACAGTATGATATTTCTTATGACTGTAGCCACTACACAGTATTATCTAATTATGCTGTTTATTCGGATACAATACGCAACGCTAAACTCGGAGCTACGATGTTTGATCGAGGAGACCCGAACATTGAGCTATCGATCCCGACGTAAGGGAGCTTTCATGACGAAGTGTTGTGATCTGTCTGATCGATTGGACGACCTTGCCAAACGGCAGGATGAGATACAGTCAATTGTGATCCGCATTTCAAAGGAATTTGGAGTGCAGGGTCTATTGGTGTACACTGGATACTACATTAACTCTATTATTACCATTTATATGACTTACAGTCTATTAAGAAACGGCTTTGAAAGTCAAGGAGTTTCACTCAGCATGTTGatatttctttatatttgGTCCTTTTTTTACTATGCGGATGCCTTAAGAAACCTGTTTGTCGTCCTAGGTATTCAAAATGAGCACAAGGCCCTTATTCGAACCTTAGAAGAGCGAACCGGGTTTCCTCCGGGCCTAGATATCCGATTGGAACTATCG TTTGAAAACTTCCAATTTCAGCTGATTCGGAACCCTTTTACCATGAGCGTCATGAACATAATTCCCATTGATCACCGCTTTACCACTTCAATGTTTGCATCACTTTTCATGAACTCTATATGCCTTATTCAATACGATATgggaaacttttaa
- the LOC108132213 gene encoding putative gustatory receptor 36a, with protein MFDWVGCLLKALYCYGFLIGVSNFEVDWKTGRAYKTPKCTTLAALINFLTMALLIVYLSGNTQLNIISKSANKLHEYVVQVMAVLRTVAGFTVILYRWRQRPQLMILVRMVFRLFLHRPQTMRMSRWVILSKVITVCISDLLQVALTLEGLNHLGFRQIQGMAFQFAMAALTSFAITQHYLVMLFVRIQYQILNSELKLVIEESRWLSYHSPRNGVFMTRCCYLADQLENISNWQDQIQSIVTYLGEVFGVQGLLAYSGNYINSVGTTYLTFSLYKYGRDTIGLPLKSLILSFIWCFFDYLNALRSHFLMLSIEDEHQKTMRLLEERTVFAPGLDVRLEQSFEAFQFQLARNPLKMHVMNMFPISHTFTTAMFSSLAMNTIYLIQYDMENF; from the exons ATGTTTGACTGGGTCGGTTGCTTGCTAAAGGCTCTGTACTGCTACGGATTTTTAATCGGCGTTTCTAACTTCGAAGTAGATTGGAAAACGGGTCGCGCCTACAAAACACCCAAATGTACGACTCTAGCAGCTTTAATCAATTTCCTGACAATGGCTCTATTAATTGTTTACTTGAGTGGCAATACCCAGTTGAATATCATCTCTAAAAGTGCTAATAAACTTCACGAGTATGTGGTTCAGGTGATGGCAGTGCTGAGAACCGTTGCTG GATTTACTGTCATCCTCTATAGATGGCGCCAACGCCCCCAATTGATGATCTTGGTGAGGATGGTGTTCCGGCTTTTTTTGCACAGGCCACAAACGATGAGGATGTCCCGGTGGGTGATTCTAAGCAAGGTCATTACAGTTTGCATATCTGACCTCCTTCAAGTTGCACTCACCTTGGAGGGCTTGAACCACCTCGGCTTTAGGCAGATACAGGGAATGGCTTTCCAGTTCGCCATGGCGGCCCTAACGAGTTTCGCCATAACCCAGCATTATCTGGTGATGCTGTTTGTCCGCATTCAGTACCAGATCCTTAACTCCGAACTAAAGCTGGTGATAGAGGAGAGCCGCTGGCTGAGCTACCACTCTCCACGAAATGGAGTATTTATGACCAGGTGCTGCTACCTCGCGGACCAACTGGAGAATATCAGCAACTGGCAGGACCAGATCCAGTCCATTGTGACGTATTTGGGAGAGGTGTTTGGCGTGCAGGGACTACTGGCCTACAGTGGAAACTACATCAACTCTGTGGGCACCACTTACCTCACCTTCAGTCTCTACAAATACGGACGCGATACTATTGGACTGCCGCTGAAATCACTAATATTGTCCTTTATTTGGTGCTTTTTTGATTACCTTAATGCTCTCAGGAGTCATTTTCTTATGCTGAGTATTGAAGATGAGCACCAGAAGACCATGCGTCTGCTGGAGGAGCGCACAGTGTTTGCTCCCGGCTTGGATGTACGGCTAGAACAGTCC TTTGAAGCCTTTCAGTTCCAGCTGGCCAGGAATCCTTTGAAAATGCACGTCATGAACATGTTTCCCATAAGTCATACGTTCACCACAGCCATGTTTTCATCATTAGCAATGAATACTATATACCTAATTCAATACGAcatggaaaatttttaa
- the LOC122322215 gene encoding putative gustatory receptor 36a, giving the protein MFDWDGWLLKVVYYYGFLVGISNFEVDWNRCRVFKTRRSTIFAIVHNVLAWVLVLNYWKGRVSFNVLFGKANKLHEYVVVIMSGLRVASGLLTITTRWRRRRQIMRILRRLFRLYLAKPQVKRMSRRAILIKFLNVCITDLLQITLGLDALHRVGPDLILGMALQFCMVSLMTVAISQYYLVMLFIRTQYVMLNSELRSVIEEARGLRYRPHRNGVFMTKCCDLSDRLDDLAQQQDEIQSIVASIAGAFGMQGLLVYTAYYLSAISTAYLTYSLVKHGIENLGMTLGTVAVSLTWCFFYYVDALRNLFVVLSIQNEHRTLIRIIEERTVFLPGLDIRLELSFENFQFQLIRNPFTMSVMKIFPINHGFTTLMFASLFMNSIYLIQYDMANF; this is encoded by the exons ATGTTTGACTGGGACGGTTGGCTGTTGAAGGTAGTTTACTACTACGGGTTTCTAGTCGGAATCTCCAACTTTGAAGTAGACTGGAATAGGTGTCGCGTCTTCAAAACTAGGAGGAGTACCATCTTCGCCATTGTTCATAATGTACTTGCCTGGGTCCTTGTGCTCAACTATTGGAAAGGTCGGGTCAGTTTCAATGTACTTTTTGGCAAAGCAAACAAGCTGCATGAGTATGTTGTCGTCATAATGTCCGGACTAAGAGTGGCATctg GACTTCTAACCATAACTACAAGGTGGAGGCGACGTCGCCAGATTATGAGAATATTGAGGAGATTGTTCCGACTCTACTTGGCCAAGCCCCAAGTCAAAAGGATGTCCCGCCGGGCTATCCTTATCAAGTTTCTTAATGTTTGCATAACCGACTTATTGCAAATCACTCTCGGACTAGATGCCCTTCATAGAGTTGGGCCTGATCTGATATTGGGCATGGCTTTGCAGTTCTGCATGGTGTCCCTTATGACAGTAGCCATCAGCCAGTATTATTTGGTCATGCTGTTCATTCGGACGCAATACGTAATGCTCAACTCGGAGCTGCGAAGTGTGATCGAAGAGGCTAGGGGATTGAGATACCGCCCACACCGCAATGGAGTTTTCATGACCAAGTGCTGCGACCTATCGGATCGTTTGGACGACCTTGCCCAACAGCAGGACGAGATTCAGTCGATTGTGGCCAGCATCGCAGGAGCATTCGGCATGCAGGGCCTACTGGTTTACACAGCCTACTATTTATCCGCGATCTCTACTGCCTACCTGACCTACAGTCTTGTGAAGCACGGCATCGAAAACCTGGGTATGACCCTCGGCACGGTGGCGGTGTCCCTGACTTGGTGTTTTTTCTACTACGTCGATGCCTTAAGGAACCTCTTTGTAGTCCTCAGTATTCAAAATGAGCACAGGACCCTGATTCGTATCATAGAAGAGCGAACTGTTTTTCTTCCAGGACTAGACATTCGTCTTGAACTATCG TTTGAAAACTTTCAGTTCCAGTTGATTCGAAACCCTTTCACTATGAGCGTCATGAAAATTTTCCCCATCAACCATGGCTTTACCACGTTAATGTTTGCATCTCTGTTTATGAACTCGATATACCTCATTCAATACGATATGGCAAACTTTTAA
- the LOC108132215 gene encoding putative gustatory receptor 36a: MFDWVGWLLRAVYIYGFLIGVSNFEIDWRAGRVLKSIRSTAYAATINILTVLVLGFQVGTDTNLNVIFGNANKLHEYVIIVMSVLRIISGLTVLLTRWQQRCKLMTLVRILFRLYLEKPQIKRMSRWAILTKTITVTLKDFLQIALALEALGRLGARQALGMYMQFGMAALMSYALSQHYLIMLFVRVEYQILNSELEQVIEESCWLSYHSPRNGVFMTKCCYLADRLEDIGKRQDEVQSIVTYLGEVFAVQGLLAFTENYISSVGTTYLIFSLFKYGRERLGMPLNAVIFSICWCFFHYLDSFRSHFLMLSILDEHRRMAGLLKKSSMFAPGLDVRLEQSFETYLFQLARNPLKMHVMQMFPISHTFTTAMFGSIAMNSIYLIQYDMENF, translated from the exons ATGTTTGACTGGGTCGGTTGGTTGCTAAGAGCGGTCTACATCTACGGATTCTTAATCGGGGTTTCTAACTTCGAAATTGACTGGAGGGCTGGTCGCGTCTTAAAGTCCATTAGAAGTACAGCTTATGCAGCTACAATCAACATTTTGACAGTGCTAGTTCTGGGTTTTCAAGTGGGAACTGACACCAACTTGAATGTAATCTTTGGGAATGCGAACAAGCTTCACGAATATGTGATTATTGTGATGTCGGTTCTAAGAATCATTTCCG GACTTACTGTGCTACTGACTAGATGGCAACAGCGCTGCAAGCTCATGACGCTTGTCAGGATACTGTTTCGGCTCTATTTGGAAAAGCCTCAGATCAAAAGAATGTCCCGATGGGCGATTCTCACCAAAACGATCACTGTTACCTTGAAAGACTTTCTTCAAATAGCATTGGCTTTGGAAGCCCTGGGCCGTCTTGGGGCCAGACAGGCCTTAGGAATGTATATGCAGTTCGGTATGGCGGCTCTCATGAGCTACGCCCTATCCCAACATTACCTGATAATGCTTTTCGTCAGAGTGGAATACCAGATACTCAACTCTGAGCTCGAACAGGTGATTGAGGAGAGCTGCTGGTTGAGCTACCACTCTCCACGCAATGGAGTATTCATGACCAAGTGCTGCTATTTGGCTGACAGGTTGGAAGATATTGGAAAGAGGCAGGACGAGGTTCAATCAATTGTGACATATTTAGGAGAAGTTTTTGCGGTGCAGGGACTTCTGGCCTTTACAGAAAACTATATTAGCTCAGTGGGTACCACCTATCTAATCTTTAGCCTCTTTAAATACGGTCGCGAAAGGTTGGGAATGCCATTGAACGCCGTAATCTTTTCAATATGTTGGTGCTTTTTCCACTATCTTGATTCCTTCAGGAGCCATTTTCTCATGCTGAGTATTCTGGACGAGCATCGGAGGATGGCCGGTCTTTTGAAGAAGAGCAGTATGTTTGCTCCAGGATTGGACGTGCGACTTGAACAATCG TTTGAAACCTATCTGTTTCAGCTGGCCAGGAATCCGTTGAAAATGCACGTAATGCAAATGTTTCCCATAAGCCATACGTTTACCACAGCCATGTTTGGATCTATAGCCATGAACTCTATATATCTTATACAATATGATATGgaaaatttctaa